CCGCCTGTCTCCCTAGCTCACTTTTTCAAGGTCAACAGACCGGTGCCAAGAGATATCGAGACGTAGGCGGCGGAAGCGTGTCAAAACAAACTGTTGTTGTTGGCCTGCGTTGAGAGGTCACAACACAGCGGGCACAGGGTGAAGCTACACACAGGTGAGGCTGGGCTGTTGCTGCCCCCCGTGGCGCCTGCTGCAGGGCCTGACAGCCGCTGAATCACAGGGGATGTGCTAAACACGCAGCAACCACCAAGGTCATGCAAGAGTCAACACTTAGGGGGTCCGTGAAGGAAACGTGAGAAAGGCATGACTTACCTGCTTCTGTCGGAGAAGAAGTCTCTGGAGCGGCGCTTGCCGGGGGCGGCCGTGTGGTGCGGGCTGGTGGGCGCATCCGAGGGCGGCGACGACCCGGTGGACGAAATAGAATTGTTACGGTGACGCTGGCACGGCTGTCCGGACACCTCGCTGCCCGGGGTGGAGCTCAGAGTGCTCAGCATCacggtgttattgttgttattgttggcgtTATTGGTATTGTTATTAAGGGCACCGTTGCCCACTGTTACCAACGCTGGTTTTTGGTTCTGgcggttcttctttttcttcttggttttGTTGTCGTCGTCGGACTCGGATGGCGGCATCCAGTCCAGGTCTTTCCGCAGGTGTCCGCGGCTACAGAGGCACGTGCACGCCCGGTAGGCCAGGTCGTAGCCACGCTTGGTCCATAAGTTTTGTAGGCGCTGCTTCTCTGACCAGGAGCGCGCACGGCCGCACGACCTGAGGAAGGCCAGCACGTGCGCCTCCCACGCAGAGAAGCATTCGCCGTGCATGAGGTTGCCCAGCGTACAGTGCTCGTTGTTACAGTGCACACGTACacacccggtcggggaatcgagGTTGATAGGCTCGTAGCCTCGGAGACACCCGTATGAGAGGGGCACGCAACAacgggtggtggtgacggcgttGTGCGCCTCGATCACGCCGGGGTCCAGCAGGGGCAGCTCAGCCCCGCCTGCGCCCCCGCCCGTGTTGTGCCGCTGACGCTGAGGCATTTTAACCATCTGTCCACAATCTGGGGTTTGCTTTCCGTCAAAGTAAAGTGTCTGCTTTCCCGCTCTGAGGGCTGAGTCTCAACCTTGAATCTGCTTCGACAGCCgctggcctcctcctccgcctgccaCTTCTGCGTGAAGTGTCATCCACTCTTGCTCCTTCTCTCACGCCGGTCACAGCCGCGCTCCGTCCATGTCCCTGGCCGACCTCCTTGACTGACGCTCACTGACTGGCACTACCGCTGGTCGCTGGCCGCTGCCACTTCTGGCTTCACAAGTCTTCCATCCTCGCTCTCTCGTCGCAACCGACTTGGCAACTGGAACCCGTCGATTCAAGCGCCTCTGTTTTGGTGCCGCTGGGAGGAGTGGCATATCCTCGCCAGCAGGGACGATGTGAG
This genomic window from Eriocheir sinensis breed Jianghai 21 chromosome 34, ASM2467909v1, whole genome shotgun sequence contains:
- the LOC127006963 gene encoding headcase protein-like, encoding MVKMPQRQRHNTGGGAGGAELPLLDPGVIEAHNAVTTTRCCVPLSYGCLRGYEPINLDSPTGCVRVHCNNEHCTLGNLMHGECFSAWEAHVLAFLRSCGRARSWSEKQRLQNLWTKRGYDLAYRACTCLCSRGHLRKDLDWMPPSESDDDNKTKKKKKNRQNQKPALVTVGNGALNNNTNNANNNNNNTVMLSTLSSTPGSEVSGQPCQRHRNNSISSTGSSPPSDAPTSPHHTAAPGKRRSRDFFSDRSRHGSGGSMFARRADFSSFNVLPRHKINSYHIKMEDDGLHGNDDTRCFILSTLAAQRTSRTACVLCHQPLLVFDRYPLLDGTFFLTPIQHAKSAIPVRVEGRQQYLAAVCMGCLEGWSVGLRCAYCNTRWNGSALILGTMYSFDIFAAMPCCEGRLKCSKCDSVVIPPDQRLSFFSDYSRTHACPSCGHLDHHFVKPLSSFIREDKQTW